The nucleotide window CGCACATCCCGCGATTCCCAAGCAGCCCACCAGCCCCACGCTCACCACCGTGTTTCGAAAAGCTCTTCTCGTGACTGTCTGCGACGGCATGGTCGTCCTCCTACGCATGTTGAGGCGCCGAGTATATCCGCGATGGTCCGTTTCGGTGATCGGGAGGCGCTGTGAGAGCCAGAGTCGTTTTTGGGGGGCATTCGCAATGGCAACGGGGATGTGTGCGACGGCGCGGGTTCACGCACGGCTTTGTCGCTATGCTCGCGGGGCACCATGGGTCAGCCCCGCCGCCCCCGCCTCTGGCTCGTCGCCGCCCTCCTGGGGTTGGGGAGCGTCGTGGCCGGCCTGGCGCTGTGGCTGTCGTTCGACCTGCGATCGGCCCGCTGGGCCGTAGCGCCGGTGCCTGTGCCCCGCGAGGATGGCCGGCCGCGGGTGGTGAGGGGCCCCTACTTGCAGACCCTGACGCCGAAGAGTGTCCTCGTCCGTTGGCGTACCGACCTGCCCGTGGAGGGGCGGGTTGCGTTTGCGACCGTGGCAAACCCCACCAAGCGTGTGGTCCGGGAGTCTGCGGCCACGCGGGAACACGAGCTTTTGCTGGGCCCGCTCGCGCCCGGGACTGCCTACGCTTACGACCTTGTGGGCCCTGACGACGCTCCGCTTGCCGGGGGGCCTTCCGTGACCTTCACCTCGCCGCCTGGCCCGGCTTCCCAAGCGCCAGTTCGTGTCTGGGCGCTGGGCGATGCGGGTACGGCCTCCGAAGGCGCACGCGCCGTGCGCGACGCATACCTGCGCCATGCGAAGGGACGCCTGCCCGATGTGTGGCTGATGCTGGGGGACAACGCCTACACGCGGGGCACCGACCTCGAGTACCAGGCCGCCGTGTTCGAGACGTATGCCGACATTCTTGCGCGGGTGTCCCTGTGGCCCACGCGGGGCAATCACGATCAGGGCGAAGGTCTCGCGGCGCCCTACTTCCAGGTCTTCAGCCTGCCCACGCGCGGCGAAGCGGGCGGGCTCGCGTCGGACACCGAGGCCTACTACGCGTTCGAGCACGGCAACACGCATTTCGTGTGCCTGGATTCCTACGGCAGCGATCGCGGCCCGGAGGGCCCCATGGTGTCGTGGTTGCGGCGCGATCTTGCGACCCGTGATGCCCGCTGGACCGTGGTCTTCTTTCACCATCCCCCCTACAGCCGCGGCACCCATGACTCCGACCGCGAGCGCGCGATGATCGAGATGCGCAAAAACGTGCTGCCCGTGTTGGAAGAGGCGGGCGTGGATCTCGTGCTCACCGGGCACAGCCACAACTACGAGCGCTCGGGCTTGCTCGCGGGGCATTACGGGGCGAGGGCGAGCTTCGAGGCCCACCACAAGCTGGCCTCGGGCGGACCGGGAGT belongs to Myxococcales bacterium and includes:
- a CDS encoding metallophosphoesterase yields the protein MGQPRRPRLWLVAALLGLGSVVAGLALWLSFDLRSARWAVAPVPVPREDGRPRVVRGPYLQTLTPKSVLVRWRTDLPVEGRVAFATVANPTKRVVRESAATREHELLLGPLAPGTAYAYDLVGPDDAPLAGGPSVTFTSPPGPASQAPVRVWALGDAGTASEGARAVRDAYLRHAKGRLPDVWLMLGDNAYTRGTDLEYQAAVFETYADILARVSLWPTRGNHDQGEGLAAPYFQVFSLPTRGEAGGLASDTEAYYAFEHGNTHFVCLDSYGSDRGPEGPMVSWLRRDLATRDARWTVVFFHHPPYSRGTHDSDRERAMIEMRKNVLPVLEEAGVDLVLTGHSHNYERSGLLAGHYGARASFEAHHKLASGGPGVVFEKRVGPRGGTVYVVAGASGNVGRRFAGLDHPAMDVSSATLGSVVLEISDEAIELLYLDANATVFDRFTLRKLAAPQGRRGG